The Xenopus laevis strain J_2021 chromosome 5L, Xenopus_laevis_v10.1, whole genome shotgun sequence genome has a segment encoding these proteins:
- the ncl.L gene encoding nucleolin isoform X1: MVKLAKGAKTQAKPKKAAPPPPKDMEDSEEEEDMEEDDSSDEEVEVPVKKTPAKKTATPAKATPGKAATPGKKGATPAKNGKQAKKQESEEEEDDSDEEAEDQKPIKNKPVAKKAVAKKEESEEDDDDEDESEEEKAVAKKPTPAKKPAGKKQESEEEDDEESEDEPMEVAPALKGKKTAQAAEEDEEEEDDDDEEDDDDEEEQQGLSIFIGNLNSTKEFDELKDALREFFSKKNLTIQDIRIGNSKKFGYVDFSSEEEVEKALKLTGKKILGTEVKIEKAMAFDKNKTAENKKERDSRTLFVKNIPYSTTVEELQEIFENAKDIRIPTGKDGSNKGIAYVEFSNEDEANKALEEKQGAEIEGRSIFVDFTGEKSQNSGNKKGPEGDSKVLVVNNLSYSATEDSLREVFEKATSIRIPQNQGRAKGFAFIEFSSAEDAKDAMDSCNNTEIEGRSIRLEFSQGGGPQGGGRGGSAQSKTLFVRGLSEDTTEETLKEAFDGSVNARIVTDRDTGASKGFGFVDFSTAEDAKAAKEAMEDGEIDGNKVTLDFAKPKGDSQRGGRGGFGRGGGFRGGRGGRGGGGGRGFGGRGGGRGRGGFGGRGGGGFRGGQGGGFRGGQGKKMRFDD; this comes from the exons ATGGTGAAACTAGCTAAG GGTGCAAAAACTCAAGCAAAGCCCAAGAAGGCAGCACCACCACCTCCAAAAGATATGGAAGACAGTGAGGAAGAGGAGGACATGGAAGAAGATGACAGCAGTGATGAGGAG GTGGAAGTACCTGTGAAGAAGACACCAGCCAAAAAAACAGCCACTCCAGCCAAAGCAACACCTGGAAAAGCAGCCACACCAGGAAAGAAGGGAGCAACTCCAGCCAAGAATGGAAAGCAGGCTAAGAAACAAGAGAGTGAAGAAGAGGAAGATGACTCTG ATGAAGAGGCTGAGGACCAGAAACCTATTAAAAACAAACCAGTTGCTAAGAAAGCTGTAGCAAAAAAAGAGGAATCTGAGGAAGATGACGATGATGAAG ATGAGTCTGAGGAGGAAAAGGCTGTTGCCAAGAAGCCTACACCTGCAAAGAaacctgcaggaaaaaaacaggaaTCTGAGGAGGAAGATGATGAAG AATCAGAAGATGAGCCAATGGAGGTTGCACCAGCTCTAAAGGGGAAGAAAACTGCCCAAGCAGCGGAGgaagatgaggaggaggaggacgatGACGATGAGGAAGacgatgatgatgaggaggaacAGCAAG gcttGTCAATCTTTATTGGGAACTTAAACTCTACAAAGGAATTTGATGAACTAAAAGATGCTCTGAGGGAGTTCTTTTCAAAGAAGAACCTAACCATACAGGACATAAGGATTGGAAACTCAAA GAAGTTTGGGTATGTGGATTTCTCATCCGAGGAAGAGGTTGAGAAGGCTCTGAAACTGACTGGGAAGAAGATACTTGGTACAGAGGTGAAGATTGAAAAGGCTATGGCTTTTGACAAAaacaaaactgctgaaaataagAAGG AGAGGGATTCCCGAACTCTGTTTGTGAAGAACATCCCCTATAGCACAACTGTTGAGGAGCTGCAGGAGATATTTGAAAATGCTAAAGATATTAGAATTCCCACTGGCAAAGATGGATCAAATAAAGG GATTGCATATGTTGAATTTAGCAATGAAGATGAGGCAAACAAAGCTCTTGAAGAGAAGCAAGGAGCAGAGATTGAGGGACGCTCTATTTTCGTTGACTTCACTGGTGAAAAGAGCCAGAATTCGGGAAATAAAAAAGGACCCGAAG gcgATTCCAAGGTACTTGTCGTAAACAACCTGTCATATAGTGCAACAGAAGACAGCCTCCGTGAAGTCTTTGAAAAAGCCACATCTATACGGATACCACAGAACCAGGGACGGGCTAAGGG CTTTGCCTTTATTGAATTCTCTTCTGCGGAAGATGCAAAAGATGCAATGGATTCTTGTAACAACACAGAAATTGAGGGACGGTCCATACGGCTGGAGTTTAGCCAAGGAGGTGGCCCTCAAGGTGGTGGAAGGGGAG GTTCAGCGCAGTCAAAAACCCTCTTTGTCAGAGGTCTTTCTGAAGACACCACTGAAGAAACCTTGAAGGAAGCATTTGATGGCTCTGTTAATGCCAGGATTGTGACGGACAGAGATACTGGCGCATCCAAGGG GTTTGGATTTGTAGACTTTTCCACTGCTGAAGACGCTAAAGCTGCCAAAGAGGCCATGGAGGATGGGGAAATTGATGGAAACAAAGTTACTCTAGACTTTGCAAAACCTAAAGGCGACTCCCAGCGTGGAGGACGTGGGGGTTTTGGCAGAGGAGGTGGCTTTAGAGGTGGTCGTGGTGGCAGAGGAGGTGGAGGAGGAAGAGGCTTTGGTGGCAGAGGTGGTGGACGCGGAAGAGGAGGATTTGGAG GAAGAGGAGGTGGAGGATTCAGAGGTGGTCAGGGCGGAGGATTCAGAGGTGGTCAGGGCAAGAAGATGAGGTTTGATGACTGA
- the ncl.L gene encoding nucleolin (The RefSeq protein has 1 substitution compared to this genomic sequence) — translation MVKLAKGAKTQAKPKKAAPPPPKDMEDSEEEEDMEEDDSSDEEVEVPVKKTPAKKTATPAKATPGKAATPGKKGATPAKNGKQAKKQESEEEEDDSDEEAEDQKPIKNKPVAKKAVAKKEESEEDDDDEDESEEEKAVAKKPTPAKKPAGKKQESEEEDDEESEDEPMEVAPALKGKKTAQAAEEDDEEEDDDDEEDDDDEEEQQGSAKRKKEMPKTIPEAKKTKTDTASEGLSIFIGNLNSTKEFDELKDALREFFSKKNLTIQDIRIGNSKKFGYVDFSSEEEVEKALKLTGKKILGTEVKIEKAMAFDKNKTAENKKERDSRTLFVKNIPYSTTVEELQEIFENAKDIRIPTGKDGSNKGIAYVEFSNEDEANKALEEKQGAEIEGRSIFVDFTGEKSQNSGNKKGPEGDSKVLVVNNLSYSATEDSLREVFEKATSIRIPQNQGRAKGFAFIEFSSAEDAKDAMDSCNNTEIEGRSIRLEFSQGGGPQGGGRGGSAQSKTLFVRGLSEDTTEETLKEAFDGSVNARIVTDRDTGASKGFGFVDFSTAEDAKAAKEAMEDGEIDGNKVTLDFAKPKGDSQRGGRGGFGRGGGFRGGRGGRGGGGGRGFGGRGGGRGRGGFGGRGGGGFRGGQGGGFRGGQGKKMRFDD, via the exons ATGGTGAAACTAGCTAAG GGTGCAAAAACTCAAGCAAAGCCCAAGAAGGCAGCACCACCACCTCCAAAAGATATGGAAGACAGTGAGGAAGAGGAGGACATGGAAGAAGATGACAGCAGTGATGAGGAG GTGGAAGTACCTGTGAAGAAGACACCAGCCAAAAAAACAGCCACTCCAGCCAAAGCAACACCTGGAAAAGCAGCCACACCAGGAAAGAAGGGAGCAACTCCAGCCAAGAATGGAAAGCAGGCTAAGAAACAAGAGAGTGAAGAAGAGGAAGATGACTCTG ATGAAGAGGCTGAGGACCAGAAACCTATTAAAAACAAACCAGTTGCTAAGAAAGCTGTAGCAAAAAAAGAGGAATCTGAGGAAGATGACGATGATGAAG ATGAGTCTGAGGAGGAAAAGGCTGTTGCCAAGAAGCCTACACCTGCAAAGAaacctgcaggaaaaaaacaggaaTCTGAGGAGGAAGATGATGAAG AATCAGAAGATGAGCCAATGGAGGTTGCACCAGCTCTAAAGGGGAAGAAAACTGCCCAAGCAGCGGAGgaagatgaggaggaggaggacgatGACGATGAGGAAGacgatgatgatgaggaggaacAGCAAG GCTCTGCAAAACGCAAAAAAGAGATGCCAAAAACTATTCctgaggcaaaaaaaacaaaaacagacacTGCATCAGAAG gcttGTCAATCTTTATTGGGAACTTAAACTCTACAAAGGAATTTGATGAACTAAAAGATGCTCTGAGGGAGTTCTTTTCAAAGAAGAACCTAACCATACAGGACATAAGGATTGGAAACTCAAA GAAGTTTGGGTATGTGGATTTCTCATCCGAGGAAGAGGTTGAGAAGGCTCTGAAACTGACTGGGAAGAAGATACTTGGTACAGAGGTGAAGATTGAAAAGGCTATGGCTTTTGACAAAaacaaaactgctgaaaataagAAGG AGAGGGATTCCCGAACTCTGTTTGTGAAGAACATCCCCTATAGCACAACTGTTGAGGAGCTGCAGGAGATATTTGAAAATGCTAAAGATATTAGAATTCCCACTGGCAAAGATGGATCAAATAAAGG GATTGCATATGTTGAATTTAGCAATGAAGATGAGGCAAACAAAGCTCTTGAAGAGAAGCAAGGAGCAGAGATTGAGGGACGCTCTATTTTCGTTGACTTCACTGGTGAAAAGAGCCAGAATTCGGGAAATAAAAAAGGACCCGAAG gcgATTCCAAGGTACTTGTCGTAAACAACCTGTCATATAGTGCAACAGAAGACAGCCTCCGTGAAGTCTTTGAAAAAGCCACATCTATACGGATACCACAGAACCAGGGACGGGCTAAGGG CTTTGCCTTTATTGAATTCTCTTCTGCGGAAGATGCAAAAGATGCAATGGATTCTTGTAACAACACAGAAATTGAGGGACGGTCCATACGGCTGGAGTTTAGCCAAGGAGGTGGCCCTCAAGGTGGTGGAAGGGGAG GTTCAGCGCAGTCAAAAACCCTCTTTGTCAGAGGTCTTTCTGAAGACACCACTGAAGAAACCTTGAAGGAAGCATTTGATGGCTCTGTTAATGCCAGGATTGTGACGGACAGAGATACTGGCGCATCCAAGGG GTTTGGATTTGTAGACTTTTCCACTGCTGAAGACGCTAAAGCTGCCAAAGAGGCCATGGAGGATGGGGAAATTGATGGAAACAAAGTTACTCTAGACTTTGCAAAACCTAAAGGCGACTCCCAGCGTGGAGGACGTGGGGGTTTTGGCAGAGGAGGTGGCTTTAGAGGTGGTCGTGGTGGCAGAGGAGGTGGAGGAGGAAGAGGCTTTGGTGGCAGAGGTGGTGGACGCGGAAGAGGAGGATTTGGAG GAAGAGGAGGTGGAGGATTCAGAGGTGGTCAGGGCGGAGGATTCAGAGGTGGTCAGGGCAAGAAGATGAGGTTTGATGACTGA